The proteins below come from a single Gordonia pseudamarae genomic window:
- a CDS encoding flavin-containing monooxygenase — translation METFDAVETFDVLIVGAGLAGIDAAYRLREKNPDLNYVILENRARIGGTWDLFTYPGIRSDSDIFTLSFPWNPWKGNRLIAEGHEIRQYLEDTAHDFGIAPHIRFGSEVVAADFDTGTGLWTVDVRVDGEPATYRARFFYSCTGYYRYDAGYLPDFPGIDDFTGTVVHPQFWPADLDYTGKKVVVIGSGATAITLIPSMAATAGHVTMLQRSPTYLFPYPWTDPITAGLQKVLPRQLSHDITRYRNMLLTLVLYLFCRGFPKAARRLLRWIAVRQLPDGYPVDTHFKPAYQPWDQRLCIIPDADFYKAVADGSAEVVTDTVDTFTPTGIALASGRELDADIIVTATGLELLAFGGIDLSVDGEPVEPGDKYAYRGYMLNEVPNFAWSVGYTNASWTLRVDLTSKAVADLIQHMRAHGYTRAYPTLDGATPPAHGLLELDSGYVRRAGSRLPKAADTAPWLVRHNAILDAVDARRYDVTEAMVFS, via the coding sequence ATGGAAACCTTCGACGCCGTTGAAACCTTCGATGTCCTGATCGTCGGAGCCGGCCTGGCGGGCATCGACGCCGCATACCGGCTGCGCGAGAAGAATCCCGACCTGAACTATGTGATCCTGGAGAACAGGGCGCGGATCGGCGGCACCTGGGATCTGTTCACCTATCCGGGAATCCGCAGTGACTCCGACATTTTCACGCTCAGCTTTCCGTGGAATCCGTGGAAGGGCAACCGGCTCATCGCCGAAGGCCACGAGATCCGCCAGTACCTCGAGGACACGGCCCACGACTTCGGTATCGCGCCGCACATCCGGTTCGGCAGCGAGGTGGTGGCGGCGGACTTCGACACCGGCACCGGCCTGTGGACCGTCGACGTCCGGGTCGACGGGGAGCCGGCCACCTACCGGGCCCGGTTCTTCTACAGTTGCACCGGCTACTACCGCTACGACGCCGGCTACCTGCCCGACTTCCCCGGCATCGACGATTTCACCGGAACCGTTGTGCACCCGCAGTTCTGGCCCGCCGACCTCGATTACACCGGCAAGAAGGTGGTGGTGATCGGCAGCGGCGCGACCGCGATCACCCTCATCCCGTCGATGGCCGCGACCGCCGGACACGTGACAATGCTGCAACGATCCCCCACCTACCTGTTCCCGTACCCGTGGACCGATCCCATCACCGCCGGTCTGCAGAAGGTGTTGCCACGCCAGCTGTCGCACGACATCACCCGTTACCGGAACATGCTGCTCACGCTGGTCCTGTACCTGTTCTGCCGGGGTTTCCCCAAGGCGGCACGCCGGCTCCTGCGCTGGATCGCCGTGCGGCAACTGCCCGACGGGTACCCGGTGGACACCCACTTCAAACCCGCCTACCAGCCGTGGGATCAGCGACTGTGCATCATCCCTGACGCCGACTTCTACAAGGCCGTCGCCGACGGTTCGGCCGAGGTCGTCACCGACACCGTCGACACCTTCACGCCCACCGGCATCGCCCTCGCCTCCGGCCGCGAACTCGACGCGGACATCATCGTCACCGCGACCGGTCTGGAACTGCTCGCCTTCGGCGGCATCGACCTGAGCGTCGACGGCGAACCCGTCGAGCCCGGCGACAAATACGCCTACCGCGGCTACATGCTGAACGAGGTCCCCAACTTCGCGTGGTCGGTGGGCTACACGAACGCGTCGTGGACCCTGCGCGTCGACCTCACCAGCAAGGCTGTCGCCGATCTGATCCAGCATATGCGCGCACACGGCTACACCCGTGCCTATCCGACACTCGACGGTGCCACACCACCGGCGCACGGGCTGCTCGAACTCGACTCCGGCTACGTGCGGCGGGCGGGTTCCCGGCTGCCGAAGGCCGCGGACACCGCCCCCTGGCTGGTGCGGCACAACGCGATCCTCGACGCCGTCGACGCCCGCCGCTATGACGTCACCGAGGCGATGGTCTTCTCCTGA
- a CDS encoding phospholipase D-like domain-containing protein, whose protein sequence is MQDLGLGNERTVRMISGRVWDEITGLLGGSRQITAAVAYIGDGATEQLPLRSGSSIIVDASTKAVAQESTAPSALLAWKDSGVVIYSLPGLHAKTIVCERKPTREHPDPETFLVVGSANVSANSARRLDECALLTDDPTTVREALDAMTAWKLRAGDPLSREDLVALAELYRTEAGDDPDDEEGGPDPAPDDSADLVEADAAADDAVVAHDADEEVPVAETTPAPRPRNLMLTSVREDTPSEEAKHEAEVLARDNDLAVADTAAVLVPGREYLDFFWLDFDKDYYGDPFPEGATVVATFRNDRGQLTKTCSVSPPMRIMSKFRDHQDERTYYYGVVRHSDTSVSYADLQEAAGGAGRTVNLASEDPAKVFRPGAISAIIGLWGDLVFE, encoded by the coding sequence ATGCAAGATCTGGGCTTGGGCAACGAACGCACCGTACGCATGATCAGCGGACGGGTGTGGGATGAGATCACCGGGTTGTTGGGCGGCTCGCGGCAGATCACCGCGGCGGTCGCCTATATCGGCGACGGCGCGACCGAGCAGCTGCCGCTGCGCAGCGGATCGTCGATCATTGTTGATGCTTCGACGAAGGCTGTGGCACAGGAGAGTACGGCTCCCAGCGCCCTGCTCGCCTGGAAGGATTCCGGGGTGGTGATCTATTCACTGCCCGGGTTGCACGCGAAGACGATCGTGTGTGAGCGCAAGCCGACCCGCGAGCATCCCGATCCGGAGACCTTCCTGGTTGTCGGCTCGGCGAACGTGTCGGCCAATTCCGCTCGGCGCCTTGACGAGTGCGCGTTGCTGACCGACGATCCCACCACCGTCCGCGAAGCCCTCGACGCGATGACGGCCTGGAAACTGCGGGCCGGTGATCCGCTGTCCCGTGAGGATCTGGTCGCGCTGGCCGAACTGTATCGGACGGAGGCCGGCGACGACCCCGACGATGAGGAAGGCGGGCCCGACCCGGCCCCCGACGATTCGGCGGATCTGGTCGAGGCCGACGCCGCCGCCGATGACGCTGTAGTAGCCCATGACGCGGATGAGGAGGTTCCGGTGGCCGAGACGACGCCGGCCCCGCGTCCGCGGAACCTCATGCTTACTTCGGTGCGGGAGGACACCCCGTCGGAGGAGGCGAAGCACGAGGCGGAAGTCCTGGCCAGGGACAACGATCTCGCCGTCGCCGACACGGCCGCCGTGCTCGTTCCCGGCCGGGAGTACCTCGACTTCTTCTGGCTCGATTTCGACAAGGACTACTACGGTGATCCCTTCCCCGAGGGAGCCACTGTCGTCGCGACGTTCAGGAATGATCGTGGACAGCTCACCAAGACCTGTTCGGTCTCGCCGCCGATGCGCATCATGTCGAAGTTTCGCGATCACCAGGACGAGCGGACGTACTACTACGGCGTGGTACGCCATTCGGACACGAGCGTCAGTTACGCGGACCTGCAGGAAGCGGCCGGCGGTGCCGGGCGCACGGTGAATCTCGCGTCCGAGGATCCCGCGAAGGTGTTCCGGCCGGGAGCGATCTCCGCGATCATCGGGTTGTGGGGTGACCTGGTCTTCGAATGA